Genomic segment of Arachis stenosperma cultivar V10309 chromosome 4, arast.V10309.gnm1.PFL2, whole genome shotgun sequence:
TTATTTTTGGGCCACATATTATCCATAATAGAAGCCCAATTTCCGTTATCCATTGATTTCATAGAAAATAAGTGAAGAGTTCATCACAAGCCCAAAAATCGTTTCTTGTATGCTGTGAAATTGTGCTTATTACATTACACCCATGTAATAGTGTATTTTGGCCTGTTAATCAGATGAAGGATTACCGTTCTAagaacctttttttttttgaagctACTAAAAGGATattcaaaaaattatatgatcgagaataataattttaaaagatgtaaatgataaataaatttttaaaagatttggaAACATGATAAAAACATCCAAacattgtatatatatttttcaaaagggTTTTAAAGATTGATTTTTAATACCCTTTTtaacaaatataattagaaaaaaaagacTTTCACTCTTAAAATTTAGTTACTTCGTTTTGGTTTTTTACATGTCCATTCTAACTCTTTAAAATTTAGTAACTTCATTCTGGTTTTTTACATGTCCATTctaataatcaaattttattcTGGACTTTTACATTTCCTTTCTAAATATTTATCcaaattttttacaaaaatttaaatcaaatgcATAAATTATTTGTCAAACAAAATTCATTTgctatttataaaaaaaattgtattttcgTCACATTTTAAAATATGTTGACCATAGTTTACCTAGGGATGTCAACGAAACAGAGCGGGAGCGAGAAATGCCTCCCTGCTCTCCATCCCCGTCCCCGTCCTCGTCCCCATTCTCCATCGTAGGAGAATATTACTCCACATTCCCATTTTCTACAGGGTCCCATTCTTCGCGGGGGACCACATTTCCCATCTCTTTGATAGTTTTAACTCATTATTAATTTCCATGAGAATAGAACTGAAAGTATCAATCCTATATAAAACAGCaagattttatacaaaaaatctAAACGATAAGATGGTAACTTTCAAAATGACGCAGTGGGGAATGCCATGGCGAGCTAGAACACATAGCAGTAGACGAGGTGGAAAATGCAGCAGCAGAGAGAAGAATAGACATGACGACATAGTTGTAGAAAGGAACGCCACAAATATAGAGAACGACACAATGAGGATGATGGAACGGTGAGGGGTGACAATGCGGTGAGACAGGAGAGTGGCTGCAAAGAGGTTGGATGGAATATGGACGACGCTAGAGATCTATGAATTAAAGAAGGGTTATGTAAATGAGAATTAGAAATTTtaagcctctctctctctctatatatatatatattaaggaCAACTAAGTAAATTTATGAATTTTGGAGATTAGCAGGGATGGGGGCAGGGATCCCTGCTCGGATCCCAGTGCCTGTCTCGAGAGAATTTCGTCCCCCATCCATCTCGAAAAGTTTTGCCATCCCTAAGTTTACCCTTAAGTGTTTTATTTAAATGATGACATAGCTGGTGAATACTGAAAGTAATACTTGTTTTTCAAGGGAAAATAGATACCAACCCATAATAACCATCGAAGTTTGTTAAGAGGGGTAAATAAGCAATTGTTTTGTATTCAAAAGAtgaaaaccctaaaccccattTGGAACCTTTACAAGTCGAACCggattaattaatcaaatttctaataataagatctaatgaaaatttataaaaagtaaatagtTAAAAAACAAGAGTTGGTGACTACTCCATTGAAATTAGTTCAAACTTATTACTAATGTTCTAAATAGTTTCCACTTTTCAGCACGAGTTTATGGATTGCTAGATTATACACAATCTTTTTGTAGAACTTAGGCTCTTCAACATGCGTGACAAGATACCAAAGAAAGAGTTATTTgacattatatatttaatagTTATCATTCACCATACATGGTTCAACttaactaattaaaattgaTCACCTCATTAGTTATTTCATGGTAATGAACATGCCATTTAGAGATGCATTATTTCAAGGAACAAAATGTCATTCATATTTGGCATCATCATCATACAAACAACATCAGTAACAAAATAATGCAAATGAAATTAAGGTATAATCACATTTTATAAAGAACAAAGTCATCTAATAAGAGTTTCATAGGTTATAATCATATGGTAAGGATAAGATTGAGAACCTACAATAGAAGCATGGAAATGTCCAAAAAGCTAAGTAAAAAACCTAAGGATTCAACACCCCAAAGGAAAAACCTAAAACTAAAACCTCTATCAGTGTCAAGCTACAAAGTAGCTACCCTTCTACAAATATAACTCTTCCCAACCAACCAGGCTCATCGATACTAACCGGAGAACACGGAACCGTTTTGTTTTCTGCCGACCGAGAAAAGGCTTAGCTATCTTCCTTGttatcatcttcatcatcatcgcCTTCGTCGTCATCTCCGTTTTCCTGAGCAAGCATAATATCCAAGATGATTAGTCTCAAAAACTACCTCTATTTGCTTCATTGCTTGGAGAGGATGCTAAATCAAATATGTAATTATGCATAATGGTGAGTGGTTCACGGCGCATGACTTCATCATCAAGTTAAATAACCTAGATTTTATATCACGTAGCACTACCTGAAATTCAGAAGTGGCTGGTTATATGGTCATAGACGACAGAAGTAAAGGCCATGTGCCCACGTGTATGTTTTCTTAGAATGAAAGAAAGTGCATTCATGTTTTCTTAAGAAGGTTCACTCCGACTAGGTCATTTACCAAAGGAATTTCCCTTTTTCATTCCCGATAAAAGTCGCACATAGCCTTCGACAGTCGAAGAAGAGAATAGGGAAGGATCACCGAAGAAGAAACACAACTAGAGCCTTAGATGCAGCAACCCAATGCCAATAACATAAAAATCATATAAATGCTTGCACCTCCAAACAATAACTTTGAAACGTATACAAGTTTCTATGAGATAATGCATCATAAGAGCTGATACAAAGTCTATAATGAAACTCCTAAGCCTACCTATTTtcaagttattattattattattgtgagagagagagagagaggatccACAAAGCCTACCTCATCAGCGTCTTCTTCACCATCTGAATCCTCTTCGTCGGCATCCTGCAAAAATAAATTCACTCCACGAATGAGTACAGATACTACAAACTTCTATCTGGATATTTCACTACGCATTTCTTTGGTAAAAAGAGGACAAGTAAGCATGATATAGAAAATTACATTATTGAAGTACTTTAGAGGGTTAGGCCATAAGTCTTCTTTAATTATTTCAGCAACCTGAAACACAACATGCACAGAAAGTGAATGATAATAAAGCAGCAAAAGGAATTTTATGTAACTTCTGCGTAACTTTCATGCAATTTCCATATACTTGAACAGATAGCTGTTCTTTTTATTCCTATGATTTAATTATCCATCAATTCTCACTTATGtctttaataataaataataaatacaagGGCAGCTAAAGATCACAGTTTCTATACACAAATTATAACACCACATCTCCTTAAATTTACCTCATCGGTAAACTCGGCTAGGTCCTTCTGCTCAGTTTCGCCGAACCAACTGAAAAAGCTACATAAACAAAAGAGCAGGATAGGAGGGGGAGAATCAGATACAAATTAACAAATGAAAGAGTTTAGGATATTATTCATAATAACTAAGAGTTACGCTTCAAGTACTGTTTTTTGTTTAAAATGGTTGATTACACAATACAAGGATACTATTCGTTATTAATATTAGTATTAACCGATGGAAATCATCTGTTATAAGCCCTGGGATATGGTGCTATAAGCTGTTTAACCTTACTCGTATGAAGTGTCGAGCCGCAGTGATATACATGATACATAACTTTAAACCTTATCTCATGTGAAACAAAGTTTAATAATGATCACAAGCATTAATGTCTAACCAATCATGTTCACAACTTTCCACTCACAAAATGGCACATTTTAGTTAGAGAACTACCTCTCCTCAGCAAGTGTGCGCTTGTTTCCTTTTGTCTCGTGATTAACTCCATTAGCAGCACCCttcaaaacagaaaaaaaaatgttataacCAGCACTGCAGAAAAAGAATAAGCGAAAGGAAGTCAAAAGAATACAGTTATAAGCATGCTACCATGCCCTCCTTCCACTTGATGGCAGTTCCAGTAATCTTTGTGGTTCCCTCCTCCTCAAAGAATGTGAAAGTTTTAGTCAACTTGGTATCTTCGAAATAAGGATTATCTTTAAAATTCTGAAAAGGTTAGAAATTTTACATTATTAGAATCAAGCCATAAAATAAGCAAAATTGAGAGGAAATAGCAAAACTGATCCTAtgattaaaaacaaaatagattaaaaaaataggaaaaaatgAGAGAAGAATCTTACAAAGGTGATCGAGTAGCCCAACTTCATATCTTTGAAATCTTCAACATCAAGTGAATGTAAATACTTGAAGATCTATGTCATACAAAAAGGTCAATGTATTAGAAATTGTTCAAGAATCTCGGTGTGATACACTCTAACCTCTAACAACTTTTAAAGAAAAAAGTCAATTTAGTGGAAACAAGATAATTTTCGGGGAACTGGATTTCtatttaaaatgttaaataaggttCACGGCATTTGCCAAACCTTCTGGTCTTCCTCAGTCAGAAGATCACAGAGTGCAGGATGACTCAAGAACTGCACAGTGAAACGTAAAACGAGTAATTTATcataataatcaaataataacTTATTGCAActatgttaaaaaataaatgaaactATAGTAAGAATGAATCGAGCATGGATATTCACTAACCGCAGTTAACCAGAAGTCAGGAATGGATTTGATGATTTCATTCCTCTTATCATAAACAGGCTTGCGTATTTCATTATATTTCTGTTCAACTTCCAAAACTTTATCACTCGCCTCCTCATTAACCTGATGAGTATAAAATACTATTATGATAAATGAAGCAGCATTGGAAAAtagaaagcaaaaaaaaaaaaaaaaacatgtcTTATATGTACTACTACTCATGATAACTTTGAAGCAGCTTTCAAATTAGATGGAACTGCATCAAATCACTTTAAAATAAAGTATAACTACAACCATACTCTGACACTTTAAAATCAAATCACTCAAATACATCATTACTGTTTAGGGGCTTATTTTGATTAATGTTCAATGTAACAGCACTACATGGATTCAGAATCACTGATTTTTAGAAAGGCTTGTATTCATTGGTTCAAATAGATACACATGATTCTGGATCATTTTTCATCAAAACATGAAACCAATCTTAAAATGATATAACTATAAAGTTCCAACATTACTAAAGACTCACATTACAAACCAAAAATATCATCCAACAAAAACAATAACAAGTCAGCATACACACGGAAGCAACACTCACAAATATAAGAACCTCTACAGAACAAGCTACGCATATGAAAAGCAAcacaaataatattaataataatatccaCAAAAAACAAGAGTTACAAAAGCTATCAGGCTCGACATCTCAAACCCTTGATGATACCCTATCAATTTTACATCATAGATAATAAGTTGTAACCTAACAACAAAAGCTCTCAGCTCTAGGAATGTAAACCAAACAAATCAAAGCTGCAATCTTTCACCCTTGATTCCATGACAAAACAAAACCATGAAGATAAAACCTCATCaagcaaaataaattaatttgctTGCCAACAAAAAAACCTCATTCCCCAACGCGCCATCAAAACTGACACCAAAACCAAGAGTGAGGTTCACAATTACACAATATACTAGAGATTCAAAACACAGCCAACAGGAACAAAAAGGGCAATCatgaacaaaacaaaaaatggGGTGGTCAAAGGTATAACCTTTTCCAGCTCATCCTGCAATTCCTGCAATTTCTCAATGTTAAGAACAAGCTCTCCATCAATGTGTTCAGAAGAATCATCCCCTTGACCCACTTTGGGTTTTTTTGCCTTATCTGCCACCATGGTTTCTGGTATCAAAACCGCTTAAAAGCAaatttgcaattttttttttgctctcAAAGGGGAAGGAAAAGAAGGGTTAGGGGAATTCGGCTGAAGGGTTGTTTGTGAATGAAAAAGGTGAAAGTTTGATGGTGGCGTTGGTATAAAAGAGTATTTATATGAAGGGAAGGGTGCAAAGGCAACACTTTGGTGCTGTCTAGTGTTGTGTTGCAAATGTGGGACCCACATTCTTGTCGAACATCAGATTAAGGTTTTAGATAAAGATATTTTGGGACTGACACAATACACTCTGCGAAACTGGAAACCACATTATCATATGAAAGGTCGATATTACCCTTTCTTTAGCTGCAAAAGATGTTGGCAGCGAACTTGATTTGTGTTTTGTGTAAGGTTATTTTTGACATTTTATTCAGCAATATCTAAACGTTATTATCATGCTTTAAAATAGCTGTAGTAGTAAGTATACTAAATTACTAATACATCAAaatctaaataataataaacggTAATACGATTATAATTTTTGAGGCATAAGTCGAAAAATTTTTTATCCCTAATTTTGTTtgcatataaaattatttttaagatttaatttaagaggcttgttatatatataaatttttttggctTACAAGTTTTATAAGTTGGtacaaattcaataaaaaatacgCATTACACTCCCACATTTAAGACTAAATAAACGcacattattaaactacttcCTGTTTTCAAAGCGCGCTACTCACCATGCATTATAAACGACTCTTCTAACGAATTTCTTGTCAAATTTGAAGATAATGAAACTTCAAAAATACACTCAAAgaattatagaaatacacccaaaagattacagaaatacacataaacggttacaggaattcagccaaacgattatagaaatacacctaaaggattacagaaatacacccaaagaattatAAAAACTACACctaaaggatttaagaaatacacccaaaattcgttgaagtacatcttatgcataattcagaactctttctctttctcctcctcatcttgtgctacttcttcttcttcaaaaatgatttcagagcttggtgtcaaaaaacaatggaaatcgagaataacgaagaaagaaaacagagagaaaagtaCGTAaatggagaaggagaaagagaaggtaagaaacgaaagaaaagaagaagaagaagaagaagaagaagaacgtgcagcaagaagaagaagaaggtgcagTGAGGCAAGAAAcgaaataaaagaagaagaagaagagaaataggaagaagaacgtgcagcaagaagaagaagaaggtgcagTAAAAACGTGCAGTAAtggttgaagaaggagaaagaggaggcaagaaacgaaagaaaaaaaaaagaagaagaagaagaggaagaggaagaagaacgtgcgcaataagaagaagaaggtgcacttgtaaagacttgtataaaaaaatgcttGTATGTGGAGAATTTCTCTTAACTTAATTTTGATATCATTTTTtgtactaaaattttaatttttattatcaaattatttttaataaaaaaattataaattaaaaaagaaaaaagaaagaacgGGGAGGAAAAAAGAAATCCCGAGGGAGAAggaaaaagaaggaggaggagaagggaaaaaaagaaaggaagagggggaagggagGACGGCGCCGGTGAGATTTAAAGCCACTGACATCGGGAATAAGAATCAGAGGGAGAGAAAGCTCGCAAGGAAGAGATGAGACGTGAGCCTTGCCACCGTCGAAGAGCTcgtgaaaagagagagaaaacgCACGGCCAGCGAGAGGAAGAGGGTGCCTCGTCGTCATCGCGCTCTGCCGCTACCGTCGGTGTTTCTGGTTCTCATCGCCGCTTCACGTCCTCGCTGCTGCTCCTCATCATTGGTCCTTCTTAGGGTTTCGATTCTGTTTTTTATTCgttctgcttctgcttctaatttcttctattttttattctgattTTATTGTTCTTGTGCTTCTGattcttattcttatttcaTTGTTCTTGTACTTTTGATTCTGTTTCTTTAATCTCATTGTTGTTGCGTTTTTATTTcattgttcttctatttctttaaTCTCTTTGTGTTTTGTTCTTCTGATTGTTTGTGTTCTAATTTTTTTGATATTCTAGTGCTTTATCAATAGAGAAAACAAGCTACAATGCACAATACCATATTTCTCTGAATTTTGTATATTTGAGAAAACAAAATCAATTCTTTGAGCTTTGTATTTCTGattctattttttatgtttattacattggttttgcttttgattttattgttattgttgctgGTGATgtgatgaaaaaaaagaaaaggaagaagaggtGCTGCtcgagaagaagaaaaagaataataGAAACTGGGTATTTTTGTGAAGAAGGAGAATGATATTTTGGTCCGAAGGACGGTTTTAAAGCTAAGTTAAACCTTAGggacgaaaaaaatttttggcCTATATCTTATAAACTAAAATCATACTTAatcctaataataataagagcAATTTACCTTAATAAAAATGATTTGAGACCAACATTATACATACATTCTAAATAGAGTTTAGTTGTATGTATGTTCTAATTAAATTtatgtaaattaaattagaCAAATTTGATTTACGCATATATTCATAATTAGATCAAGCATATTTGATTTATGTGCAAAAATTTGCATCcatataaatcaaattaaactaATTCGATTTAGTAGCGTAGGAGAAAGAGtgtcattttttaaaatctaaacTTCTTTCTATGGTAAATTAAGCAGACCAATTCGATTTATAAAGGAATAAAGTACACGATGAATTGAATCCAGTCAATTCGATTTACTTGTTAACATATTATGAAATATGGTAATTCGATTTAGCAAGTGCTAGGTCCAATAGATACACCTAGAACGTTTGCTTCTGCCTAGGTTTATTGTGTATATTCTCATCTAAATTGGGAGACCTATGTCCATAAGGTGTATCGCCTTAACATCATGTTCAAAGTCTATAAAATGGGATTCAATCATCCGATTCCATATGGTCTTTGGCTCCCATATGATGGTCTCATAGTCATCCCTGCTTTCACCAAGGACCGAACTACTATGAATGAGGTGGTTCTTAACAGACCAAAGCGATATAGACTCTGCAAATTAACCTGGACACACTCAGAAAAATTACACACAACGAGTACTTACTTTGAGTTCTACGTCTGGCAACAATGCATAACTTTATTCTGTTTTCATTATCACTTTGTTTATTGTATTATGTCATTAAGTgtttagtttttcttttatttcatataatttctttcagtgtatttttttttttagttttattacGAGAATATGATGTATTTTCCTTTAATGTTGATGATAACAATCATGTATTTTGTCTATAACTACTACTTTAATGATAACCATGTATTTCGAATTGATGAATTCAACATATAACTAGAATAAGTATCATAATAATTGTCAATAATAAGTTAAGAACGCAACGAAGTCATGTTCATGGACATCGACGTTAGCTAAGAAGTTGAATAATAAACTAAAATGGTGTAATACATACGGTAGCATTTGGTTAGGGGGATTGAGACTCAGTATTATATTTGGTGATCAGAGATTGGAACTAAAATTTTAATCCCTCCAGTACCTCCAGAAAGTGAGAACATAGGGGACTGAAATTTTGGGACGGAGACTGagattttaataatattttttatcaaaaatattttcatttaaatttttaaatttcaaatctaCCTCTCAatctctatatttattttaaattaaacataATACTAAGACATAACTCAATTCAGTACATTTTATAccaaatacaatataaaaacttaatccagtttcagtctctcagtctcaaTCTTCTTTCTAAACACAGTCTAAAACATACTAAACATACTAGAACATACTAAATAATATACTAGAATAACATACTAAAAGTCATAAAAGACatagtataaaatacataatcAAAAGAGGTAGGACCTTGTGAAGCAACACCTACACACTTGATTCTCTCAGTTCTTTGGACCAGAGGTACCTCATCCTCATCTCCATCATCATCTATCTCTGTCTTTGAAGCTATATGCTTTGGGGATCGAACATAGCTAAAATATGAAGGGAGTTCTATACCAAATATTGAGGGCAACATCCCACCCAATGCAAAAAGATCATCGTACAGACTAGTTGGAGGCTCATTCAAGTCAACTGTAAGATGTGGCTGAACCTCGGTAGCATGTGGTCTAGGACGCTCCCCGTCCTCCTCTCATAGCATCATCCATAACTCATCAAGGAACTCTGAATAGGGATGGCAAAAAATACTCGAACTCGCGGGAATCCGTGAGGATTACCAACGATGGGGAGAAAAATAGAGACTCATTAAATCTCCACGGGGATGGAATGGGAATGGGGTCGAGATTGAAGTATCCACCCAATTCCCACTAAAGTGAAATTATTAAATACCCTTTATATATATGATGTAAGTATAtgtttaattcttttttttttcagttttatttagaaataaattaatGATGTGCATAATATCTAAATTTGCATCAACTAATTATTCAAAGTTGTATCATTACAAGAAGGGAGTACTATCACCGAGCTATAATCGTCGACCAATATTTATTATGTTGTTATGTTGGAAACTTTTCtactattttgttttattttagtttgtaTGTTGGAAATTTAGTTGAATGTTTTATTTCCTAAATGGAGAACGGGGAGAAGGTCCCTGTCCCCATGAATACCTATCGCCATCCCTAACTGTGAACCTTCAAACTACTCCTCTATAGTTGTAAGATTAGCGAAATCCGAACACAACTGACTCTGGCTAATATATATTTGATTGTTTTCCTCTTCAGCCATATATATAACTACTAGATCCTACTATAAAGTAGACATATACACCCGATCtcccaccaccaccatcaccaccaCTATCTCCACAACCACTACCACTAAAAGCCCCCAACGATACCACCGAATCCCCCGCCATCTCTACCACCATCTCAACCCTACCCCTACCACCATCTCCTCTGCCACCCCCACTGATTGTTCCTGAAATCACATGCACTTCACAGTGAACTTGTCAATACAGTTCACAAGAGGTAGTACATTGAATACCTCCTCGAACTAAGTCCAATCAGATCTGTTGTCCTCAATAAATCTCTCGAAGTTTGTCTAGCACTTATTTATGTAGTCACCATTGATCAAAAGGCTTAGCTGGTACGCCACATCCTGTAATGTGATCGTGCACTCTTCGAACGATATATGAAACGTATGCGTCTCCGGACACCATCTGTCAACAAAAACGCTAATGAGTAATTCATCCAACTTAACCCAGTAGTCGTTGAACCTAGCAAGGTGGTATAATCCGACACTCTCTAGGTATAGTATGATCCAATCATCCAGAGTTATACCATACTGCCTCCATGCTGCTGATACACCAGGTCGGTtacaaaatagtaaaaaaatatctattaaGAATTCATAATAAACTTTAAACAATCAACAAATAACtcgattaaaaaaatttaatattattagtaacccattgaaaaaaattatataataccTAATTCATAATCATATCATTTATTAACCACTACTTATAAAAAATGATGACAATCTTATCCTAAAAAGTTAAAGCCTAGTCATGTCATATATGTAAAATCTAATTGATATCTCTACCATATATGCTACTCTATCCTTATCgataaaattcataaaaatcaaatttcaataaTTCTACATTTAACTACAATTATTACCCATCTAAATTTAGCTATGATCAACAATTTTAAATCACTACTATCACTAACATTTCTAATTAAAACAAATTCTAATCAACAATTTTAAATCACTACTCTAACTAACATTTATAATCTAATAATATCTAAGACTCTAAGTGAAGGTTGTAaaaggcttagagaaggggagttgaatctatgcctttcTTTTATGTTACTGAAATAACCTTTTAAAACAAACTTTCAATTCTAATTCTGTTTGAACTTAGCAGCAGAAAATTTAtaagacaatttatttttgtctcatgaatatcagaaaacagaataGAGCAGAGAAGAGAGAAGCTGACACCATCATGTATCTTGGTTCAGTTGTCTTGTGCagtgcaacctacatccagtctccactACAACAGTGGTGGAATTTCCACTATagttaaagtattacatacatCAATTCTACAGGATTGACACAATCCTTTActctcaagttctaacctaacttgacttgattatgctaatacctaactattcactcttaatgctcacccaactaagaaaggggtACCTCACATGTACATGATACAAGACACATACTTAatctaaagaaatctgaaataaCGCTAGGCTTTTCTCTTaagtgtatcactcagccttttCACACATTGGCTTTTACTTGAACTCTCTCATTATGCCTTTTCACTtgagaaattacagaaagataaacattaaaaagaaagttacaatctgtaaaacatgaaggagattgattctttaacagcctctttgctatgtgataaACCAGATTTGCTAGTATCTTATTCAGATTTTCATTCTGGCGGAATGCTCCTATGACTAGGATGCACTG
This window contains:
- the LOC130973023 gene encoding NAP1-related protein 2-like; amino-acid sequence: MVADKAKKPKVGQGDDSSEHIDGELVLNIEKLQELQDELEKVNEEASDKVLEVEQKYNEIRKPVYDKRNEIIKSIPDFWLTAFLSHPALCDLLTEEDQKIFKYLHSLDVEDFKDMKLGYSITFNFKDNPYFEDTKLTKTFTFFEEEGTTKITGTAIKWKEGMGAANGVNHETKGNKRTLAEESFFSWFGETEQKDLAEFTDEVAEIIKEDLWPNPLKYFNNDADEEDSDGEEDADEENGDDDEGDDDEDDNKEDS